tagatatttaataataatgtttcCCAATCCATTTTCTAGAAccctaaaaagaaagaataaaacaacaacaagaaaaagaaaggactaaAACTGTGGCAACGACCCAACTGGGTaggtaggtatatatatatatttttttcatttgatctcttaaaaaggaatatttagaaaaatatataattattatacatGCACCAACATAATACTAAGGACTAATGAggcttttttaaattacattttgaatgtgtattcttccagaaGCTCTTTTGCATGTGCTCTTTTGATTAGCAATTGGTTTTCATCTCTTTGGGTCTCTTGCATAAATAACACCCAATTAGCATCATCATTGTTTTGTTCCCACAATGGACCTAGTGTGAAAGTACTTAACAAAATCCAGTACCAGTTAGTTGTTCAgcaaacattttatctttttattttaagatgcgTTTTAGATATTCCATGTACAGACATGTTGTGAAGGTAACAAGAAGGGTACTGCATAGTTATTAGCACTTTAAAGTTTACAGTCTATTTTCATTAGTGCCATTATGGAAttagaactaaaatctaaaaattaataagatatttaagatttgttttcCTTACTGATAGCTGTTATAATGATACCAGTCAACAATCATCAATTTACATGTCATTGTTCTGTGAACAAAAAATTCTGGGAGATCCTTTATTTGTGCTGGTATCCATATCAATGCAAATATAATGAAGCAAACTCCTGAAGAAACTTGACCTTTATCTCTCTTCCAAGTTCTGGTGTCCAGTTTAATTGTAGCCCCAAACTCTACTGACagaattaaaatttcaacttaTACAGCTTTCTCTCTCAATAATTCTTGGGTCCATCATGAATAGAATTCAAACTCCAAATCAATTTTGTACTATTTGCCTCTTGTTTGGAACTGTCAAACTGGAAACCAATAATATGGTTCCACATCTGAGGGGTATTCCTGTTTTAGGCTCTCTCCTCTAGAATAGTGTCAGAACTGAACCAAATTATAGCACCATCTGCTAGTCCATTTACCCATGGCATTCAGCCATTTTCCTGGCACAGGCGAAAGACCTCAGATAAACAAGACCTATTTTCCCTTGTACACAAAAGGATTCTATTCCTTCTGCTGTACTATCTAGTTAGTGAGCATGAATCAAGAGAGATTAAATTAGTAAGCCATCAAATTCAGAGAATTTTCTATGAAGCTGATTTCGGTTTCAGGTTTAACTGTTTTCCctcctactttttcttttattttcaggttCTCTTGGTTATAAACTCCTCCCCATCTGGTGCTGCAACAATGAGTGGGAAATCCTTGCTCTTAAAGGTTATTCTCTTGGGTGATGGTGGAGTTGGGAAAAGCTCACTTATGAACCGTTATGTAACCAATAAATTTGACTCCCAGGCTTTTCACACCATAGGGGTAGAGTTCTTAAATCGAGATCTGGAGGTAGATGGACGTTTTGTAACTCTCCAGATCTGGGACACTGCAGGGCAGGAGCGTTTCAAGAGCCTTAGGACACCCTTCTACAGGGGAGCAGACTGCTGCCTCTTGACCTTCAGCGTGGATGACCGACAGAGCTTTGAGAACCTTGGTAACTGGCAGAAAGAATTCATCTACTATGCAGATGTGAAAGACCCTGAGCACTTCCCCTTTGTAGTTCTAGGTAACAAGGTAGACAAAGAGGATAGGCAAGTGACTACTGAGGAGGCACAAGCCTGGTGCATGGAGAATGGGGATTACCCTTATCTAGAAACAAGTGCCAAAGATGATACTAATGTGACAGTGGCCTTTGAAGAAGCTGTCAGGCAGGTGTTGGCTGTAGAGGAACAGCTGGAACATTGCATGTTGGGTCACACTATTGACTTGAACAGTGGCTCCAAAGCAGGATCCTCATGCTGTTAAAAACAGGCAGCCTTTTAAAAGTGTGCCACAAATTGTTCAGTCAATAGTGTCAGAAAAACTGTGCCCCTCTGAGAgggcacacacacaaaagggtAAGAGAGAAGGTTGTGATTGTGTATCAGAGCCTTTCAAACTGAGGTTGTAagagcaagtaaaaaaaaaaaaaagctttaccaAGCCAAGTGTATTTTGCGTGATTTCTGCTGTTTCCTTCTTATGTGTATCAGGACATTTCAGAAAGCTTCAGTCCTGagagatttaaatattttcaaatccagTTTAAACTTAGAACCCAGCAGCATGAAGGAGTTAAAGAGCTACAGATATCCCTTAAAGTGTTCCATTAGTCAACTAACAAATGTCACCATGGACTCTTGGCAAGCAGTTTCTGACATTTCtgctaaaggaagaaaaaataagactcTGAGCtgtattacaataaaaaaataatgcaaacaaGGATGTCCTAAGCTTCAATTATAAAAGGGTTGTGACAATTAGGCATATAAGAGTATAATGACATACACTGCCTCGTTTGAATCCTTATATATGGTTTGTTCCCATTTgagcttttcaaaaaattatctcAATAAGAGGTACACTGATGACACTGGAAATTGATTATACTCTTTGTGTTTGAAGTAACAGGGTATTAGTTAATGGATTATGCTTAAATATGCCAACCACCCTTGCAAATAAATGGTTGGTCTGCTTTTACTTCATAAGTCTACGTTTGCTGTATAGGGATGTTGCTTCTCTGACAACCTCTTATCAATTTAGCAATGCTGCTTAGTATATGGCTTTGGATACAGTGCTCTCTGCTCATAATTTTGATGGTCCTTTGTTCCACTTTGCTCTGCTCTCagagaaatcttcagaaaagattGGGGGATAATGGGCTTTTCTCACAAGTTTCCTtaactcaaatatttattatagggACTAATTATAGGAACTAATGTCTTTATATTGCACGGTATGTTCAACTGGCCAAACTAGGACACTGAAAGTAGCAAGAGAGCAGACTTTAACCCAATGATAGACTGAATTTCTCATAGAGTTGTCCAACAGTGCAATGGACTGCCTTAATAATGAACTCCCTTCCAATGAAAATATTCAAGAAGATACTAGAGGAGCATCTGTTAAAATACCATAAAAAGAATTTCTGTCCTGGCTAGATATTTGGTTTAAGGTCCTTTCCAGCTCTAAGTTCTATGAATCTGCAAGTTACAAAATATGTTTCAGTGCCAGGATATCACTGGATGTTTCTTAAGACAACAGCTAAGACTTTGGAGAGGGACTTTTGAAATTCTCAAACTATTCTGGGATCAGCATTTAACAGCAATTCCACAGCTCTTTCTTTTGCACCATAGCAGGATAAATTCTTGAGCTTTGAGTAGTCATTATGTACCCTGGTATAAATATCCTAAAAATAccatattaaaatacaaaaatggttTACCACATTTTTATTACCATGACTGCTAGCTATATACTTTATAACAAATATGCAGTCTGGCTCTTGTTGGTTGATCTGTTTGTCCTGCAAAGCTTTAAATCCGTACTTCTAAAATatctatgttaaaaaataatgacccAAGGTAGTAAAGGACAGTTAGaagtgaccccccccccaaaagagacAGAGGCCGGGGAAGAAGCAGGAGCTTTCACAGGAATATAGCCTAGAACTCTCCATTGTAGCCACATATGGAATCAGCCTTACATGTGGGACCTTATGTGCTTTAAGAGCTCTGGGACTTTTTGGCTACATAGACAAGTGGAAAACAGTATCTCATCCCAGTCATCCTCAATATTTCCCATTTAAATATAGTCCTGACCCCATTGTCAAAGTAATTTCAATACCAGAAGTCAAAGCCAGAACTGGGACCCCACAGCTCTTAAGTATTGGTCCCTATCCTGCCTATGCCTATAGCCAGCCACACTGGTTTCCAAGTTCTATGATTGTTTTGCTACAATCATGTTGGTAAAAATCTGGACATCAGAACTGTTAAAAGTTAATTGTTTTTAAGTGCATGAGACCTGGGGCCTTCTCTTTATACTTGCATTCTGCTTATAATAGTTCTATCTATAGATCTCAGGCTTACATGAAGACCTCCATCCACTCACAAAAGTACTTGTCACTATTAGAATGGCATGTGgtcatttaagtaaaaaaattacGTGGGTATTCTATTCATAGACCTCCTGTCTAACCGAGGCAAGTGTTAATTTTAATGACAGGTCATCTGAAGCCCCTTTCCTCTTAGCCATACCAGTTTTCTCTGCCAAATCACTACACAATATCCTAATGAAAACAGTTAACATTAAATGACAAAAACAGTGGCATTTTTGGTGAGTAACACTCAGTGGGGTGCTGACATAAGTTTGGGTAAGATTATAAACACCAAAGGCTGAAATCTGTGAGTACCAGGAACTGTGCTTATAGGCTTAGAAATTATATACACTAGAATGTGCAGTgcaatatttttgaaagtttttttaagaACACTGGATTTTTTGAATAAGATATTTCTAACTGGAGATATACTGTTTTTCGACAGTCCATTAAAGCatcataaagaatatttatttagtttgttgTCATGCATTGAGCTAAATTTAAGGGGCCTCAGATTCCATATGTCTTCAGTGGATTGATGAATTTCAGGTTAATTTGTGCCTGCCTCAGCCATCTCTACTTTACCTTGAGGTATTCCACAATCCTCTTGTTGCAGGTGCTGCTAAAAACTCAAAATTGTGTATCAGATATTTTGTttcagctgtaaaaaaaaaatctgtgttaaaGTGAATAAAAAGTGCATTTTGAATAACCAGTATACAATGTTtgtgcttcttctctccctttctctttttgagcAACTAGTGGGCATGACAGACAGTACTTACCAATCAAATCTCTCTTCGAGACTACACTGCATGTGGCCTCTGGATCATGTTTTCACCGTGGTACCCCAAGCAGCTGCAACCCAGTGATCAGAGAGATAGGTTCCACTGATGGGGAAGCAAGCTCAAAAGATTAAGGTGGGGAGGTGCCTTTTATTTTATGTCACTTTTTAATGCATGAAGAACACTGAGACTGAAAAATGGATCTTGACTTTCCAATTTACTTCTTCAttgtaatttaaaacaaatgttaaacCATCACAAAATGTAACGGAGTATACATATTCCTTTTATCTTCTTGGCTGATATACTGTCCAGATCTtaggaaaacatgaaaatatgggtgaaacaaatcaggaaacaaaggATAATTTTGTTAAATAACTGTTCTCTTGCTTCTCACATAATGGATTTAAAGATACTTGCATTACCATCAAATGGCTTGAATAGCCATAATGGTGACTTTTAAATTATGGGCATATGTCTCTCTGCAGCACATAATTTAATTACATTGGTTCCATCTGTCACAGACTTATACTTCTCCCATTCCTCTACTTTTGCCTATCGGGACTCTAGGCAATTGAAATCacaggagggaaaagcagattttttttttgttttgccacatatatttttcccatctctgaggataaatatttaataaattatcagACCATGCTTCAAATACAGCACCTGGAATCCTTTTGATCAGGCTATAATGATACAGCTTTTAGGCTATAAAAGATCAGAGATTTATGAGCCTCTTAAAACGGATTTTCTTATCCCAAACTGACATTTTCAAAGCAGAAAACTAGATTTCtgtctttgttgtttttctgcttgATTCATAATCCACTGGGAAATCTCCTTCTCTGGATATCTTAAATAGTATAGCTTTTCATTATTTTGGAAATAGTTTGGCTATGATCCTTCCAGAAAGTGGAAGGTGTGGAATAGATGagtttcttttcaattttataattgaatttaaaaacacaCTGGAAAATCAAGGCAGTGATTTGAGTAAGGTCAGGATAGGGGCTGGGATGGGCATCTCTACTTTCATTTAATTACCTGCAGTAATTCTaattgcaataattttttttttgcctcagtaATCCCGAAAggcatttcactttttttctctccctattaCAAAGATATAGAATTCATTACAGTGGAATGCTTTTCTTACACTTCATTTAAGGTCAGATAAACTATGATATATCTTttgataaaatgttaatttattttttcaaaactggtctttttggggctcctgggtggctcagtcagttaaatgtctgcctttggctcaggtcatgatcttggggtcctggagtcaagccccccccaccccagttgggttccatgctcaacagggagcctgctctccctctacctctgctcctcgccccccccactcacacatgctttctctctctctgtcaaataaataaataaaaccttaccaAAAAggcctttcttttcctcctgcttttactgaagtataattgaccaataaaaattgtatatatctatttatccagaggatacaaacacagtgattcaaATGGGCATCTGCAcaccaaagtttatagcagcaatgtccacaatagccaaaatatgggaagagccctaatgtccatcgacagatgagtggataaagaagatgtggtgtgtatatatacagtgaaatattactcagccatcaaaaagaatgaaatcttgccatttgcaacaatgtggatggaactagagggtattatactaagcaaaataaatcagccaaagaaagataaatatcatatgatttcacgcatatgtggaacttaagaaacaaagcagatgatcataggggaacagaaggaaaaataaaataagatgaaatcagagagggagacacaccataagagactcttcctctaggaaacaaacttgggggttgctggaggagaggtaggggggatggagtaactgggtgatggacatttaggaggtcacttgatgtaatgagtactgggtatcATGTGGAACTGATGAAATCACtaaactctatctctgaaactaataatatactatatgctaattaaatttattttaaattttaaaaacattgtatatatttaaggtgttcAATTTGATATATACCAAATTTGATATATTTGATCAATtagatatatatcacatatatatgtgtgtaacaTTTTGATATATACAATTTGATATATATCTATCAATTtgacaatttatatatatatatatatatatatatatatacacacacacacacatacacactgtgaaatcatcaccacaatcaagctaattaacatatccctCACCTCaggtgaggttttgttttttgtttgttttcttgttttttgctgtctttttaattatttcaggtTACCTTCTTTACTCCTTTCTctttaagagaaggaaggaataatGATAGAAGCTAGGTATAtttcaagaatgaaagaaatgtttaaatgtcCCTTCACTGATATGTTTCCAAAAATGTTGAACAAGGATCTGACTTTTATATTGCTGGTAGAGGTGGTGATGTTTGTGTGAGGTTTTTTTGAGGGGGTGAAAAGTTACTAAAGTGCTTTCAGTAAGAATAAGCAAGCATCTTCACAGCTCAAGGTGGGAAGGAATTGTCATCTTTAGTCATATAGGAGCTGCTGcagtgatctatgtgtctttatAAATCGCTTTTGTCTTTTCCAAAGCAATATAGAGAATCTTGATTCAGCGATATTTAAGTGCTTTTTCAAATGGTGGGTTTTGTGAGTGCGAGTATGTGTATTTTTTAGTAATCCATCAATTCTTTTCATGCTTTATGAATTGTGGGTAAATGTGTAATGGATCTCACTCTAGCCCCCCTGAATTTTAGCCAAACAAGCCAAGCTGTGCTTCTTAATTGATTGATCAAATGGGTAAAGAAATATTGCCTTAATGAAAGAAATAGCTCTTAATTCAATATTAGCTCTATTGATTAGAGTAAAAGTACAAATCATGCCTTCCTGTGGTGAATTTGTGAGGAACCAAGAGATAGgctcatctcttcttttttctctttttttttgttcctagCTGCCTTAAAATAAACATAGCCAAGGGTGTGTTCTGTAATATATTGCTCATTGTAGAGTCTTCTTATAGATGAACAAGTGTTGGTATAAATTTTGAATaatctctttttccatttgttcccAATGAGAAAACAGTGTCAGcagtaagaattttaaaactttgtctttagggttttttttttctgagtacagaAGTTATATACATTcatggtgataataataataataataataataaaacaaaaaactaaggccaaaagaaacagaaaagtgagataaagaaaataagttttctgTAATCATATTAAAATGAGGTAacctgattttaattttaatttatttatataataaaagtgATGTCATTCTACATATACCAATTGTAATATTAACATATACTTAACATATACTGGACTTTCATCTAAGTCATTGCATATTCTTCTAGAAACTATATATAATGCTTGCAAAATATTCTTTTGAAGGATTTACCATAATAAATGTAATCAAACACTTATTCCTAGATACTTAGATTGTTTTCCAACtgtttccttttataaaacaGCAGTGAATGTCCCTAACACTCATCTTAATTCAtatctatctttattttctttaagtaaaatTTCCGGGTCAAAGATTATGACTATTTGTGTGGCTTTTAATATACATTGACAAATCACCATCTAGAAAGTTTTCCCAAATTACATAAATACCAGTAGCATAAGAGGCCTAGTTTTCTGAACACCCCATCATTCATTGAATATTATCTTCCTTTCAAACCACATTTGCCTAATTTGATGGATGAAAAATGATCtcatgttttgatttgcatcttttTCATCCTTTGAGAGTAAATAGTTGTTCAAGCATTTATtgaccattttcattttttcttgagtGAATAACCCATTCTGGTCCTTAGCACATTTGGGGTGGGAAAcaatcatttttgtttcttattgatttttagaagctctttttttatatatattattggtATTAACATTTGATCTTATCCATACTGTAGATTTTCTGCATTCCTCTCCCATatgtcttcctttttaattttgtttacagTATTTAAAAACACGGACAGATTATTGAAAAGGTCATGTTCTAATAAAACAGAAGATGGGGGTGGGTAGAGGAGAGAAAAATGTCTACTTGATCTGTCCTTTGTTCCTGACCACATGAAActatgtacttatttttatttcgAAAGGTTATGAGTTTAAGCTTGTGTCACCATGACAGAAAAAATTATAGAAAGCAGACTATTCATTCATCCAGTTTTTTTATCTGCATGATGCCAAATGCCTGGTTTGATTTGGATTTAATGAGGTGATTATTCCAAAATCTTGTGCTAATACAGTGATAGTTACAGTTCATCTTTCACCCACAAGAGGGCAATGAAAACCAGATAATATTCTGCCTTAGAAAATAAGTAGAGGACCCACTGGAAGACCTGAAGGGGTGCCTAGAAATCATCCATgtagtctccctctcccttattTTATAGCCTAGAAAACTGAATTCTGGAGAGGTGAAATGACTAGTCCCAGGGCACAGAGTTGGCTAGTCAAGAGCTGAGCCCTAGGCATTTTCCAGTTTACCATACTGTGATTTACTATATTAGTTACTTTGACACAATCTGTAAACACATACAGATGATCCTGACTTTAAATTGCTTTGACGTAGGATTTTTCAACTTTACACTAGTGCAAAAGAGACACATTCAGCAGAAGCCAttctttgaattttgatcttttcccaagCTAGCAATAGGTGATAGATACTCTCATGAGCTGGGCAGTGACAGCAACCAGGACTTTCAGTCAGCCATGAGATTATGATGGTGAACTACCCATACGTTGACGACCATTCTGTACCCTACAACCATTCTGGTTTTCATGTTCAGTACTGTATTCAATAAATAACATGAGGTAAACTacactttattttataatatgcttAGTGTGAGATGATTTTGCACAATTGTAAGTTGATGTTAAGTGTTCTGAGAACGTTTAAGGTAAGCTAGGCTAGACTAGGCTATGATGTTCTGTAGGTTAGGTgttataaatgcattttcttatgatattttctctttatgaTGGGTTTATCAGGACATAACCTCAATATCAGTGGAGGGAGatctgtacatttttttctgatttttaaaaattttttttgccttttaaagtaAGAGTTACATAACAACATTAAGCATTCTAAAGTGTGTAATTTAGTGGCATTTAGTATATTGACAGTACTGTAAACACGTACACTTTAATCTCCAAGATTCAAATCCCAGTCCTACCATGAAATAGGTGTGTTGCCTTAGGCTAGTTACATAAACTtgctgagcttcagtttcttcagctgtGTAGGAAGAAACTGTCTTCTGTAACAGGTTTTTGTGAGGATCATCAGAAATAAtctgtgcttggcacagagtacataaaaaattattttcttcaagatATTAATCCATTGCTCCCCATCCAATATTAGTATATTTATTTCACATTGTGAATAAAAATAGATTCCagagtagatttttttctcttttcatgactATTACTGCATTGTTtacattgaattttatttattttttattttttgacagacagagatcacaagtaggcaaagaggtaggcagagagaaagagagaaagaggaagggaagcatgctccctgctgagcagagagcctgatgcggggctcgatcccaggaccctgggatcatgacctgagctgaaggcagaggctttaacgcattgagccgcccaggcacccctacattgaATTTTAAATGGGCTCAGAgtttagtaattaaaaattatcaaaaagaacTTCACAGCACAGGTTATTGTGACATAGTTGGCAAAGGATTATGATGTTTAATAAATGCAAAGGCCCCCTTTAAAATGAACAAGAGTCTTCTAGGAATTTTGGAAGATGGAAGATGATTCCAGTGAGGTGCAGAAAGCATGATGGTATGTGTTCTATTTTAAGTCAAATTTTGGAACCAACTCTAACATAAGGTAAACCAGTCCCCTCttttatagataataaaaatgaGGATCAGAGAAGTTAGACAAATTCCTGAAGTGACAGATCAGGCTTTAGAACACTCATCTCCTACTTCTCAGTCCGCTGCTGTTTTCAGGATGCCTCACTGTCTGggatgaggattttttttttcatttctcccccAGCactattgagatataactgacatactACATTGTGCAAGTTTAAGGTTAGTTTACTCCTTCACCTCATATAATTACCATtttgctgttgctgctgttgctATGGTGAGAACATGAAAGCTCTAcctttttagcaatttttttcttttttttatatttattatttatttgacagacagagatcacaagtaggcagagaggcaggcagagaggaagggaagcagactccctgctgagcagagagcctgatgtggggcttgatcccaggactctgggatcgtgacctgagccgaaggcagaggcttagaccactgagccgcccaggtgcccccttttaagcaatttttaagtataaaatacagtatCGTTGGgtcccctgggtggttcagtggattaaatgtccaactctttgttttagctcaggtcatgatctcagggtcctgagattgagtcccacac
Above is a genomic segment from Neovison vison isolate M4711 chromosome X, ASM_NN_V1, whole genome shotgun sequence containing:
- the RAB9B gene encoding ras-related protein Rab-9B; the encoded protein is MSGKSLLLKVILLGDGGVGKSSLMNRYVTNKFDSQAFHTIGVEFLNRDLEVDGRFVTLQIWDTAGQERFKSLRTPFYRGADCCLLTFSVDDRQSFENLGNWQKEFIYYADVKDPEHFPFVVLGNKVDKEDRQVTTEEAQAWCMENGDYPYLETSAKDDTNVTVAFEEAVRQVLAVEEQLEHCMLGHTIDLNSGSKAGSSCC